The Triticum aestivum cultivar Chinese Spring chromosome 5A, IWGSC CS RefSeq v2.1, whole genome shotgun sequence genomic sequence TGCAAGTGCAAGGGTCATTTAGGCTGTGTTTGGTTGCAATGTATTCTCAAAGTATTTTGTTTGGCTCCAATGAAAATTATAGTATTATAAACTACAGTATCCACAAAACTATAGTATTTTTGCAGTATTAAAAAAAAAGAGGTTGGGATCTCGTTTTTTAAAACTGAGAAACAGAACAAAGGCCTTGTCTAGTGGTGGCCTATTGCAACGCTGTATACTATTGATTGCCAAACATATCACTATTTCTGTAATACTTAGAAAGACTGTTGGTTTCATAAACCATAGTATTCATTGTCATCGGAATAAACAACCATAGTACTATCAAAATACTGAGGTTTGAACAAGACATTGCTTCCAAACAGAGCCTTAATTTACGAAACAACATGATACTGTTTATTCAAATATAGTTCAAAACAATATTGGCAGATGCAGACATCCCATCACTCGGCGCCGATTCTGTCCTGCTGCCGCGCGCAAAAACCAGCCAACAACTACAAGCACAAGCATACCAGCAGGCAGCAGCCATCAACTTCGGCACCGAACAATAATGCACACCTAATTACGGCCGGATAGCAACAGTGACAGACAGGGGCAATAATGGTGGCGTGGACGACAGCGACATCAGGCGGGGGCAGGGGGGTCACCgggggacgcggcggcggcggcagcggcagcccaCACGATGTCCTTGAGCGCCGGCCGGAGCTCGTCGCTGCAGAACGACCGGTACTCCATCGTGTCGCCGCCGTCCTTCTTGACGTCGACCACCAGCACGGACGGCGCCACGCTGAAGAACTCCGCGGCCACCCCGAGCCGCCCCTTGCGCCCGCGCTCGGCGCCCTCCAGCCGCACCCCGCGCGCCCCGCTCTTGGTCACGCGCATGGCCCCGCCGGTCGCCAGGCCCTCCAGCCGCGAGATCACGCCGCTCGCCGGCTCCCGCGTCGCGAACCGCATGACGCCGCCCCTCGCCCCGCGCCCCGTCGACGGTTCCTGGTCGAACAGCGGCGACAGGTCGAAGCCCGCGGAGAGGGAGATCAGGTGGAAGGCGTTCAGCGCCTCCGGAGGCTCGTCCTTGTCCTCGCCGTTGCCGCGCGCGGCCGCTGGTGGCACGGGCTCCAAGAGAGGGCTCGGAATGGGCGACGTCTTCTTGAACCACGGCGACTCGACGAGGCTGGCGATCGTGATGCGGCTGCTCGGGTTGGGGTCGAGCAGCCTGCCGATCAACTTCCGGGCGTCCTTGGAGACCCACGACGGGCAGAGGAAGCCGCCGCGCTGCATCTTGCGGTACATGGACATGAGGTTCTCGTCCTGGAACGGCAGGGCGCCGACGAGGAGCACGTAGAGGATGACACCGCAGGACCAGATGTCGGCCTTGGCGCCGTCGTAGCCATTCCCGCCGAGCACCTCGGGGGCCACGTACGCCGGCGTGCCGCACGCGGTGTGGAGCAGCCCGTCGGGGCGTGCGTGGCCAGCGAGCGCGCTGAGCCCGAAATCGGCGACCTTGAGGTTGCCGGCCTCGTCGAGGAGCAGGTTCTCGGGCTTGAGGTCGCGGTGGTACACGCCGCGGCCGTGGCAGAAGTCGACCGCGGAGATGAGCTGGCGGAAGTACCGGCGCGCGACGTCCTCGCGGAGGCGGCCGGCGCGGGAGATCCGGGCGAAGAGCTCGCCGCCGCGGACGAGCTCGAGGGCCAGATAGATCTTGGTGCGCGTGGCCAGCACCTCGTGCAGCTCCACGATGTTGGGGTGGGACACCATCTTCATCACCGCGATCTCCCGCTTGATCTGCTCCACCATCCCGGCGCGCTCCACCTTGTCCTTGGCCACCACCTTGACCGCCACCCCGCGGCCCGTGCGCAGGTCCCGCGCCGCGTGCACCCGACCGAAGTTGCCGTGCCCCAGCACGCGCCCCAGCTCGTACCTCCCCTGCAGCACGTTCGTCTTGCCCTCCGCCGCGTCCTCCAttgccgcccccctcctcctccccgcgGGCCCGGACCCCGAGCCCCGCACTGAACCGGCCGGCGAGTGCCGACGCGCGATCTACCCGTCCTCGACGTGCTTGCGGTGGCAGTTGCGGCCGCCGCGCAGGCTATGCTTGCCGGCGAGGTCAGTGCGCGCGCTCCTCCACATTGCTCCGCATTCCCAAAGGCGGCGAGGAGAAGATGGGATGGTGGTGCACGAGAACCTCTCGTCGACGGCGTTGGTTGCCGGCGGTGCGAGACACGAAAAGGCTTTTCGGTGGAGCAGGAGATGGAGGCCGCCGCGGGATAAATATCGCGGCGGTTGCGGATCTGGGAGGCGCATCGGGCCGTTGGATGGGATCGGACGGCGGGGGGCGGGAGGTGCCTGGATGGCTGTGACGCAACCAACGGCATCGGGAAGGAGCAGGACGCGAGAGTGATGGGCGCGGACGGAAACCGTATGCGGTGAAGGGGAAACGGGCGACGGTTTTCGTGGACGGTATTGGATGACGACGGGGGCCATgcgcggggcccactggtcaggcgGTGGTGGATGTGGTGGTCCGGCATGGGCGCGGGCCGGAGTTATTGCTGGGCCATGTCGTGATCCATTGCTAGCGGATCGAGCTCGTGGCTCTCTTTTGTCGTTTGGAATTGAACTCTTATCTTCTGTCCCAGAAAAAAAAAACTATACGTGGAGCAACTAACCGCGGTTGCGATGTATCGCCCGCTACAATCCCTGTCTCCCGCTACAGCGCTAATACTGGGCAGATCCATTTAGTTGCACAAGCATTCTGGGGCATGAACCAGCTGCTGATTTTAGGAGGTCCATAAACcggtttttcttttatttactgGTTGTTTGTACtatatttatttgtttgttttttctgttttctgttttctttttctttgaatttttgaaaatgcctaaaaaaattaaaaatattttccttttaaattttgttcacactttcaaaaaatgttcggagaatttcaaaaattattcacatttttatttcatttttaagAATATCAAGAGAAGTTCCTGTTTTAAAANNNNNNNNNNNNNNNNNNNNNNNNNNNNNNNNNNNNNNNNNNNNNNNNNNNNNNNNNNNNNNNNNNNNNNNNNNNNNNNNNNNNNNNNNNNNNNNNNNNNNNNNNNNNNNNNNNNNNNNNNNNNNNNNNNNNNNNNNNNNNNNNNNNNNNNNNNNNNNNNNNNNNNNNNNNNNNNNNNNNNNNNNNNNNNNNNNNNNNNNNNNNNNNNNNNNNNNNNNNNNNNNNNNNNNNNNNNNNNNNNNNNNNNNNNNNNNNNNNNNNNNNNNNNNNNNNNNNNNNNNNNNNNNNNNNNNNNNNNNNNNNNNNNNNNNNNNNNNNNNNNNNNNNNNNNNNNNNNNNNNNNNNNNNNNNNNNNNNNNNNNNNNNNNNNNNNNNNNNNNNNNNNNNNNNNNNNNNNNNNNNNNNNNNNNNNNNNNNNNNNNNNNNNNNNNNNNNNNNNNNNNNNNNNNNNNNNNNNNNNNNNNNNNNNAAAATTTGACGAGTTTCACATATTTCACAGTGAAATATGTGTCATCTGTGTCAAAAACAGATTCCACTCATTTAAAAAAAAATGGTTTCACGCAATTGAAAGACCTTATTTCACTTATTTCAGAAAACTAGTTTAACTTATTTTATAAAACTATGAGTTAAAATTACAATTTCACTCGTTTTAAAAATAGAGTCACTCATTTTAATTTGTTTTTGAAATAATCTGCTTCAAAATTTTAAAATACTTTGTTTGCATTTTTGAAATAACAAATTACACGTATTTCACAATGAAATATGTTTTAGAAAATAGATTATTTCAAAATATTTCACTTATTTGACCtaacacaaaaataaatattttAGAAAAACTGGTTTCACTTatttcaaaaattgaaatttaaacatgtttGAACGTATTCAAGATTGATCTTGTCCTAAAGGTCTTGGCTCTAtgagttcaaatatataaaaacaTTGAAAACGAAATTATGGGTTAAAAGATATGGTGGATTTAAATTAGCATAGGTTGAATGAAAAGATGGATTTGTTGTGTGGAAGAGGAGAGAGAGTGGGTTTCTATTATCTCTTCCATCCATAGAT encodes the following:
- the LOC123103875 gene encoding putative CBL-interacting protein kinase 27 codes for the protein MEDAAEGKTNVLQGRYELGRVLGHGNFGRVHAARDLRTGRGVAVKVVAKDKVERAGMVEQIKREIAVMKMVSHPNIVELHEVLATRTKIYLALELVRGGELFARISRAGRLREDVARRYFRQLISAVDFCHGRGVYHRDLKPENLLLDEAGNLKVADFGLSALAGHARPDGLLHTACGTPAYVAPEVLGGNGYDGAKADIWSCGVILYVLLVGALPFQDENLMSMYRKMQRGGFLCPSWVSKDARKLIGRLLDPNPSSRITIASLVESPWFKKTSPIPSPLLEPVPPAAARGNGEDKDEPPEALNAFHLISLSAGFDLSPLFDQEPSTGRGARGGVMRFATREPASGVISRLEGLATGGAMRVTKSGARGVRLEGAERGRKGRLGVAAEFFSVAPSVLVVDVKKDGGDTMEYRSFCSDELRPALKDIVWAAAAAAAASPGDPPAPA